The Amycolatopsis japonica nucleotide sequence GAGGCCGCCGACGCCGAGGCCGTCCGGGCGCTGACCGAAGACGTATTGGCGATAGTCCGTGGGTAACGAATGTGTCGTGAAAACACACATAGAGATGTCCCACAGGTAGGGAGTAACCATGGCCGTCACGTTCGACGCACAGTTGCTGGAGATCCTGGCCTGCCCGTCCCCCGATCACGCGCCGCTGCGGCCGGGGACGCCGGCCGATCCGGAGGCCGATTCGCTGACCTGCACGGAATGCGGTCGCGTGTATCCGGTCCGTGATGGAATCCCGGTACTGTTGCTGGACGAAGCCACCGAGCCGACGACCCCGGATGGCGCCCATGCCGACGGTCCCTGACGATTCCCTGCTCGACGACCCCGCGAGGCTGGCCGAGGCCGACACCGCGGGGCTCCTCCGTGCCGCCGCGATGGCGGGCGCCCAGGTCCGGGCGACCGCCGAAGCCGCGGCCGAACTCGAGCTGAGCGATCGCCTGGACGTCGGGCGCCCGCGCTCGCTCGTGCTGATCGACCGGCCGGGGGTCAGCCGGACGCTGACCC carries:
- a CDS encoding Trm112 family protein, which produces MAVTFDAQLLEILACPSPDHAPLRPGTPADPEADSLTCTECGRVYPVRDGIPVLLLDEATEPTTPDGAHADGP